One window of the Misgurnus anguillicaudatus chromosome 8, ASM2758022v2, whole genome shotgun sequence genome contains the following:
- the LOC129451070 gene encoding uncharacterized protein, which translates to MAESMKNNGCGSNLRPTTERHGTEPPNVAIDQMMENLNAYLDKRLEIRTCHDDICSKYSIKHSESGQWALPDIKRAYGKIQQLRTNNRKDGWSVILLIQIQQHLQKCEMDKLQCEIEAEKAKVRALAEQLENEEKDKERLLNQNEMMLNLICKQMESKDCFITRTSTKETSSCNKQVTEQQDTENQQRMALLRELPHDHCESGDLDRETKSPIHTFVPKSRSMVRLAPVIVKNRRTEIEVVNEEEYEEDGERRTRTVTKTVKKYVPHRTYQPATPEQIDKWSRELPGVYKHPRKVWQVLQRLHKIYSLHPLDGVVILNLNLRESDQNRLTESVKIKVGESQENIESGWEAVKTFLFEL; encoded by the coding sequence ATGGCTGAGTCTATGAAAAACAATGGTTGTGGATCTAACCTGAGACCCACTACAGAACGGCATGGAACAGAACCTCCAAATGTAGCCATTGATCAGATGATGGAAAATCTGAATGCATATTTGGACAAAAGGCTGGAGATAAGGACATGCCATGATGACATCTGTAGCAAATACAGTATCAAGCACTCAGAGAGTGGACAATGGGCTTTGCCAGACATCAAAAGGGCTTATGGAAAGATACAGCAGTTAAGGAcaaacaacagaaaagatggaTGGTCTGTGATTTTGCTCATACAAATTCAACAGCACCTGCAGAAGTGTGAGATGGACAAACTACAATGTGAGATTGAAGCTGAGAAGGCTAAGGTTCGAGCATTAGCTGAACAACTGGAAAATGAAGAGAAAGATAAAGAACGTCTGTTAAACCAGAACGAGATGATGTTGAATTTGATTTGCAAACAAATGGAATCAAAAGACTGTTTTATAACAAGGACATCAACTAAAGAAACTAGCAGCTGCAACAAGCAAGTAACTGAACAACAAGATACTGAAAATCAACAACGAATGGCTCTGCTGAGAGAGCTACCACATGATCACTGTGAAAGCGGTGATTTAGATAGAGAGACTAAATCACCTATTCACACCTTTGTCCCAAAGAGCAGATCTATGGTCAGACTCGCTCCTGTTATTGTCAAAAACAGAAGGACTGAAATTGAAGTTGTCAATGAGGAGGAGTATGAGGAGGATGGAGAGAGACGAACTCGCACTGTGACAAAAACGGTGAAGAAATATGTTCCACATAGAACATACCAGCCAGCAACACCTGAGCAGATTGACAAATGGTCAAGGGAACTGCCCGGTGTATACAAGCATCCACGGAAGGTTTGGCAAGTTCTACAAAGACTGCACAAAATCTACTCACTACATCCATTAGATGGAGTAGTCATTCTCAATCTCAATTTGAGGGAGAGTGACCAAAACAGGCTAACTGAAAGTGTCAAAATCAAAGTTGGTGAGTCTCAAGAGAACATTGAATCTGGATGGGAAGCTGTAAAGACTTTCTTATTTGAATTATAA